The following coding sequences lie in one Rutidosis leptorrhynchoides isolate AG116_Rl617_1_P2 chromosome 6, CSIRO_AGI_Rlap_v1, whole genome shotgun sequence genomic window:
- the LOC139852789 gene encoding transcription initiation factor IIF subunit alpha-like, translating into MSFNLMLKASCDGCRSTVDLYGSNCKHMTLCVNCGKTMAGMKHTCRDCGTTITRLIREYNVRASSSSDKNYFIGRFMTGLPRFSKKKNDNKWSLQKEGLQGRQVTDTIREKYKNKPWLLEDETGQFRFQGVLEGAQTSTYYLLMLQGKEFVAIPTGSWYNFNKVAQYKQLTLEEAEEKIKNRRKTADGYHRWMMKAANNGAAAFGEVERIGDKESGGAGGRGRKKNVNDDDVANVSDRGEEDEDEDEASALKNRLGLNQRGGDDDDEEGPRGGDLDFDDDDIEKGDDWEHEEIFTDDDEAVGNHPEEREDLAPEIPAPPEIKQDEEDEEENEEDEGGLSQSGKELKKLLGKNNNGYNESGPEQYGDDDDADDDIEDESSPALARKPNNASSKRNNQPKDKLADNSAARGTPSSSKTAKGKRKNNDEAETSNGPVSKKVKTEYEPVSAAKINTPANGEPSTTPAVSSSTVLATEDEIRAVLLQQGRVTTHDLVAEFKPRLRSNEDKRAFSDILKKFCKIQKTNGVSYVVLKDN; encoded by the exons ATGTCGTTTAATTTGATGTTAAAGGCGTCATGCGACGGTTGTAGATCAACGGTGGACTTGTACGGCAGCAATTGTAAACACATGACTCTTTGTGTCAATTGCGGCAAAACGATGGCTGGGATGAAGCATACGTGCCGTGATTGTGGCACCACCATTACTCGTTTAATAAGG GAATATAATGTACGGGCAAGTTCATCGAGCGATAAGAATTACTTTATAGGAAGATTTATGACTGGTTTACCAAGATTCTCAAAGAAAAAGAACGACAACAAGTGGTCTCTCCAGAAAGAAGGATTACAAGGACGTCAAGTCACAGATACCATACGG GAGAAATACAAGAACAAACCTTGGCTTTTGGAGGATGAAACTGGTCAGTTTAGGTTTCAGGGTGTTCTTGAGGGTGCACAGACATCAACATACTACCTTCTAATGCTACAAGGGAAGGAGTTTGTTGCGATTCCTACTGGTTCATG GTACAACTTTAACAAAGTTGCACAGTATAAGCAACTGACACTTGAGGAAGCAGAGGAAAAGATAAAAAATAGAAGGAAAACTGCAGATGGTtatcatagatggatgatgaaagcAGCAAATAACGGTGCTGCTGCTTTTGGTGAAGTTGAAAGAATCGGCGACAAGGAAAGTGGTGGTGCTGGTGGACGAGGGCGTAAGAAAAATGTCAATGATGATGACGTGGCAAATGTGTCAGAccgtggtgaagaagatgaagatgaagacgaAGCGTCTGCTCTGAAAAACAGACTTGGATTAAATCAGAGAGGaggcgatgatgatgatgaggaaggtCCTAGAGGCGGTGATcttgattttgatgatgatgatattgagaaGG GTGATGACTGGGAGCATGAGGAGATTTTTACTGACGATGATGAAGCTGTGGGTAATCATCCTGAGGAACGGGAGGATTTGGCCCCTGAAATTCCTGCCCCTCCCGAAATTAAACAG gatgaagaagatgaggaagagaatgaagaagatgaaggaggACTGAGTCAATCTGGAAAGGAATTGAAGAAGCTGCTCGGGAAAAATAATAATGGATATAATGAATCAGGACCCGAACAATATGGCGACGATGACGACGCCGACGATGAT ATTGAAGATGAAAGTTCTCCTGCTCTTGCACGAAAACCCAATAATGCTTCCTCAAAGCGTAACAATCAACCTAAAGACAAACTCGCTGACAATAGTGCTGCTCGAGGAACCCCGTCTTCTTCCAAAACAGCCAAGGGAAAAAGGAAAAATAATGACGAGGCTGAAACATCAAATGGCCCAGTTTCAAAAAAAGTGAAAACAGAATAT GAGCCAGTTTCTGCTGCAAAAATTAATACGCCCGCTAATGGTGAACCATCAACAACACCAGCAGTTTCATCATCTACTGTACTTGCGACAGAAGATGAAATCAGAGCAGTTTTGTTGCAACAGGGGCGTGTAACCACACATGATCTTGTTGCTGAGTTTAAACCTCGGTTAAGGTCTAACGAG GACAAGCGTGCATTTTCAGATATCCTGAAGAAGTTTTGCAAAATTCAGAAGACTAACGGTGTCAGTTATGTGGTGTTGAAAGACAACTGA